From one Cydia strobilella chromosome 24, ilCydStro3.1, whole genome shotgun sequence genomic stretch:
- the LOC134752182 gene encoding uncharacterized protein LOC134752182: MKLPGPSCVVCLAALLSYISVAQTIDCFKCVSMNGKFAACDDPFHNNHSLQMLESPCMGGRKGRDGLFPATSCIKIAGVFDDTGESITVRGCGLDSGTATTDTEIIRMSHCGRFYYNDRYVHGCLQSCNDADACNGAPRTQHVALTPPLLCTIILLLVQS, translated from the exons ATGAAGCTGCCGGGGCCCAGCTGCGTGGTGTGCCTCGCCGCGCTTCTTAGTTACATATCAGTCG CACAAACCATCGACTGCTTCAAATGCGTCTCCATGAACGGCAAGTTCGCGGCGTGCGACGACCCGTTCCACAACAACCATTCTCTCCAGATGTTGGAGTCGCCGTGTATGGGGGGGCGGAAGGGCCGCGATGGATTATTTCCGGCTACTTCCTGTATCAAAATTGCTGGAGTTTTCG ATGACACGGGCGAGAGCATCACGGTGCGGGGCTGCGGGCTGGACTCGGGGACAGCGACGACGGACACGGAAATCATTCGCATGTCGCACTGCGGCCGCTTCTACTACAACGACAG ATACGTGCACGGCTGCCTGCAGAGCTGCAACGACGCGGACGCATGCAACGGCGCGCCTCGCACTCAACACGTCGCACTTACCCCGCCATTATTGTGTACTATCATCCTTCTCCTTGTACAGAGCTAA
- the LOC134752153 gene encoding zinc finger protein 600-like, with product MEKAQNSLSKDINPSCQHKCLACSKEFSQKSSLISHLKLHTKSDMYQCDYCLKSYTRKSTLEQHIREHTKLNIFQCELCEKYYTVKSKLRSHVKSHENVKAFACHICNQSYTYKHSLASHLLSHKGLIHTCEFCGKLYRNKANVERHLLTHEGSKSFECNVCLKKFYQKVHLLKHSVVHSGKKRFLCPVCGKCFSRKDSLVKHGKVHTIKYMDNNIETLDDNIDNRDDIDDNILIQRTYKLCNNKSDNINNYENVDNQDYGLQDSNEINIIIDDKDFINISFTSNHAETTNDTSKENIKTNDIILSKTSKLEDTKHKCTICNKSYKHLKSLKLHTRLHTLDAIVCEICSKVFAVFSKYEAHKLSHMGVKLFGCELCEKRFTARHSLEAHYRAHNGDKPVQCAECGMRFTKQSSLTRHSRAHRPHRSTPAHRPPRELLCAACGRRFRRKDVLGVHMRTCLK from the exons ATGGAGAAAGCACAAAACTCACTGAGCAAAGATATAAATCCTTCATGCCAACATAAATGCCTTGCTTGCAGCAAAGAATTTTCCCAAAAAAGCAGCTTAATATCACATTTAAAGCTACATACAAAATCTGACATGTACCAATGTGATTACTGCCTTAAATCCTACACGAGAAAGTCTACTTTAGAACAACACATCAGGGAACatactaaattaaatatctttcaATGTGAACTATGTGAGAAATATTATACAGTTAAATCAAAACTGCGGAGTCATGTAAAAAGTCATGAGAATGTAAAAGCTTTTGCTTGTCATATATGTAATcaaagttatacatataaacatagTCTGGCATCTCATTTGCTTTCACATAAAGGCCTCATACACACTTGTGAATTTTGTGGCAAACTGTACAGGAATAAAGCAAACGTAGAAAGACATTTGTTGACACATGAAGGTTCAAAATCGTTTGAATGTaatgtatgtttaaaaaaattctaccAAAAGGTACATTTATTGAAGCATTCAGTTGTCCATAGTGGGAAGAAGAGATTCCTATGCCCTGTTTGTGGCAAATGTTTTAGTAGAAAGGACAGTTTAGTGAAACACGGTAAAGTgcatactataaaatatatgGACAATAATATAGAAACGTtagatgataatattgataatagagatgatattgatgataatattttaatacaaagGACTTACAAGCTTTGTAATAATAAAAGtgacaatataaataattatgaaaatgttGACAACCAAGATTATGGACTTCAAgatagtaatgaaataaatattatcatagATGATAAAGATTTTATAAACATAAGTTTCACTTCCAATCATGCTGAAACCACTAATGATACaagtaaagaaaatataaaaacgaATGACATTATTCTAAGTAAGACTTCAAAATTAGAAGATACAAAACATAAATGCACAATATGCAATAAGAGCTACAAGCACCTAAAATCATTGAAACTACACACAAGATTACACACATTAGACGCAATAGTGTGCGAGATATGTTCTAAAGTGTTCGCTGTGTTTAGCAAGTATGAAGCACACAAATTGTCTCATATGGGTGTGAAGCTGTTTGGATGTGAGTTGTGTGAGAAGAGGTTCACTGCGAGGCACTCTTTGGAGGCGCACTACAGGGCCCATAATGGGGACAAGCCAGTGCAGTGTGCGGAATGTGGGATGAG ATTCACAAAGCAAAGCTCCCTCACCCGGCATTCGCGCGCACACCGACCGCACAGGTCGACGCCCGCACACCGACCACCCCGCGAGCTGCTGTGCGCCGCGTGCGGCCGCCGGTTCCGAAGGAAGGACGTGCTCGGTGTTCATATGAGGACTTGTCTTAAGTGA
- the LOC134752160 gene encoding uncharacterized protein LOC134752160 yields the protein MKNHKENLFSTKFRLLNSQDFSEEIIWSSSDSSEFEDVDNKANFNNITNKKLNRKRKRKSKVPSNVSNLDITIIDVTKETEGDKSPVLTCKTKCKPIENVLDKTYLIPKSAEYNNSKANLTSPVLCTGAQRANISMKSPVIAQKFASSVHSPKVRKTLFSKCKNDNKIQAEKRSISPVLSHNFPRDRRKIPDDNNKIEIENTPIIETKNSIQLEDRFFSNGSSKSNGGFSNVDLIKKVKSYFDNQFSSENCSQVSIADTPTPQNTSNDDVQIISITQMTSTGSSLRTVKHTNSTDNSAIEVEKSKKIRYKKDGLAYRLCSLLKKHSANISLWQHERFLADNSNFKIPKGEHLVLRIQKVEFKYGSYLLDTMDINDEAFLILINNSYVNNCVFSVDSIFKLYEPYQIFNFGEKRLIVNVSKFECIIVSQFITK from the coding sequence ATGAAAAACCATAAAGAAAACCTATTTTCGACGAAGTTTCGCTTACTGAATTCGCAAGATTTTTCAGAAGAGATAATCTGGTCATCAAGTGACTCCAGCGAGTTCGAAGATGTCGACAACAAAGCGAATTTCAATAACATAACCAACAAGAAACTAAATCgtaaaagaaaacgcaaatcaaAGGTTCCCAGCAACGTTTCCAACTTGGATATCACTATAATTGACGTGACTAAAGAAACTGAAGGTGATAAATCGCCAGTTTTAACTTGTAAAACTAAATGTAAGCCGATAGAAAATGTTCTTGATAAGACGTATTTGATACCAAAATCAGCTGAATATAACAACAGTAAAGCTAATCTGACGTCGCCTGTGCTGTGTACTGGTGCACAGAGAGCTAATATTAGCATGAAGAGTCCTGTAATAGCTCAGAAGTTTGCATCGTCGGTTCACAGTCCTAAGGTGAGAAAAACATTGTTTAGTAAATGTAAGAATGATAATAAAATCCAAGCAGAGAAAAGAAGTATCTCTCCTGTACTTAGTCACAATTTTCCACGTGACCGAAGAAAAATACCAGACGATaacaataaaatagaaattgaaaATACTCCAATAATAGAAACAAAGAATTCTATACAATTAGAAGACAGGTTTTTTAGTAATGGAAGCTCTAAAAGTAATGGAGGCTTTAGTAATGTAGATTTAATCAAAAAAGTGAAATCATACTTTGATAATCAATTTAGCTCTGAAAATTGTTCGCAAGTTTCAATTGCCGATACTCCTACACCACAGAATACCTCAAATGATGATGTACAGATAATATCCATAACTCAAATGACTTCAACTGGAAGTAGCTTAAGAACAGTAAAACACACAAATTCCACAGACAATTCTGCAATAGAAGTAgaaaaatcaaagaaaataagATATAAAAAAGATGGTCTTGCATACAGACTATGTtcacttttaaaaaaacacagtgCTAACATTTCTCTATGGCAACATGAAAGGTTCCTGGCTGATAATTCCAATTTTAAAATTCCCAAAGGTGAGCACTTGGTGTTACGAATTCAAAAAGTCGAATTTAAGTATGGAAGCTATCTACTGGACACTATGGATATAAATGATGAGGCATTTTTAATCTTGATTAACAATagttatgtaaataattgtgtttttagtgTTGATAGTATATTTAAGTTGTATGAGCCttatcaaatatttaattttggtgAAAAAAGGTTGATTGTTAACGTTAGTAAATTTGAATGTATAATTGTAAGccaatttataactaaataa